In Halomarina salina, one DNA window encodes the following:
- a CDS encoding carotenoid oxygenase family protein, whose protein sequence is MSDLGFHTLDSEVDAELRVEGDLPTWLDGSLVRNGPALFEAEGNGVDHWFDGLAMLHRFAFEDGAVRYRNRFLQTESYERASRGDVPTGFATGSASMLRKLRSFLVDAPYDNTNIVAERFADRYLALTETPRHVAFDPRTLATGDHVQYAGDQPSGHQACAHLQRDPWTGRFVSFEVEYGRPANYHVYETSDAVTRRHVASIPVREPAYMHSFALTPNYVVLTEFPFVVDPVAMLTSAGAFVDAFRWEPERGTRFVVVDRNSGGVVATPTTTACFGFHHVNAYERDVQGRPGEQSDDPTDDVRPRPGAELVVDLETVPDAESLAALSLDRLRSGDLGVFGGALDRFVVALRADGASVTRERLHDGTALPTASPLRRCRPYRYAYAQATDQPVTEWPSALVKVDVETRESWTYDPPDGHVGEPVFVPRGEATTPRTGGTAPVDGPEDDGVVLAVELDESAGHSWLVVLDGESFEERARAAVPHAIPYDFHGRYFPEL, encoded by the coding sequence ATGTCCGACCTGGGGTTCCACACGCTCGATTCGGAGGTGGACGCCGAGTTGCGCGTCGAGGGCGACCTGCCGACGTGGCTGGACGGCAGTCTCGTCCGGAACGGCCCCGCGCTGTTCGAGGCCGAGGGGAACGGCGTCGACCACTGGTTCGACGGCCTCGCGATGCTCCACCGCTTCGCCTTCGAGGATGGCGCGGTCCGCTACCGAAACCGCTTCCTCCAGACCGAGAGCTACGAGCGGGCCAGTCGCGGCGACGTCCCGACGGGATTCGCCACCGGAAGCGCGTCGATGCTCCGCAAACTCCGGTCGTTCCTGGTCGACGCCCCGTACGACAACACGAACATCGTCGCCGAGCGGTTCGCCGACCGCTACCTCGCGCTGACGGAGACGCCACGCCACGTCGCGTTCGACCCCCGGACGCTCGCCACGGGCGACCACGTCCAGTACGCGGGGGACCAGCCGAGCGGCCACCAGGCCTGTGCTCACCTCCAGCGCGACCCGTGGACCGGCCGGTTCGTCTCCTTCGAGGTGGAGTACGGTCGCCCCGCGAACTACCACGTCTACGAGACGAGCGACGCCGTGACCCGGCGACACGTCGCGTCGATTCCCGTGCGAGAACCGGCGTACATGCACAGTTTCGCGCTGACGCCGAACTACGTCGTCCTCACGGAGTTCCCGTTCGTCGTCGACCCCGTGGCGATGCTCACCAGCGCCGGCGCGTTCGTCGACGCGTTCCGCTGGGAACCCGAGCGGGGGACGCGGTTCGTCGTCGTCGACCGGAACTCGGGAGGCGTCGTCGCCACACCCACCACGACGGCGTGCTTCGGGTTCCACCACGTCAACGCCTACGAGCGCGACGTGCAGGGGCGGCCCGGCGAGCAGAGTGACGACCCTACCGACGACGTCCGACCCAGACCGGGAGCGGAACTCGTCGTCGACCTGGAGACGGTCCCCGACGCCGAGTCGCTGGCCGCGCTCTCGCTCGACCGCCTCCGGTCGGGCGACCTCGGGGTGTTCGGTGGGGCGCTCGACCGGTTCGTCGTCGCCCTCCGTGCGGACGGCGCGTCGGTGACCCGCGAGCGACTCCACGACGGGACGGCCCTCCCGACCGCGTCGCCGCTCCGTCGCTGTCGGCCGTACCGCTACGCCTACGCGCAGGCCACCGACCAGCCGGTCACCGAGTGGCCCAGCGCGCTGGTCAAGGTGGACGTCGAGACCCGCGAGTCGTGGACGTACGACCCGCCTGACGGCCACGTCGGCGAACCCGTGTTCGTGCCGCGTGGAGAGGCCACGACGCCCCGCACCGGAGGAACTGCGCCGGTCGACGGTCCGGAAGACGACGGCGTGGTCCTCGCCGTCGAACTCGACGAGTCGGCGGGCCACTCGTGGCTGGTCGTCCTCGACGGCGAGTCGTTCGAGGAGCGAGCGCGAGCGGCCGTCCCCCACGCGATTCCGTACGACTTCCACGGCCGCTACTTCCCGGAGCTGTGA
- a CDS encoding undecaprenyl-diphosphate phosphatase: protein MNRSLVVALVVGLLQGVFEWLPVSSEGQVTLYLTVVEGVPATTAARFSLFLHAGTALSALAYYRGTVRGTLADAVGWRPTSRRPSGWRPTQALDWSPERRFLVAATLVSALVGGAAYLAFDALVDAVTGGVFVALVGLALVGTGLFQRFAGRAVERRTAPTLVDAVLVGSLQGVAVLPGVSRSGTTTGALLLRGHDASESFRLSFLLSIPAAFGAGALVVLTEGVLALSPASALVALAASAVVGYLTIDALVRVAERASFWWVCVGLGLLAVVGGLFVPA from the coding sequence ATGAACCGTTCGCTGGTCGTCGCGCTCGTCGTCGGTCTGCTCCAGGGCGTCTTCGAGTGGCTTCCCGTCTCCAGCGAGGGCCAGGTGACCCTGTATCTCACCGTCGTCGAGGGCGTTCCGGCGACGACGGCGGCCCGGTTCTCGCTGTTCCTCCACGCCGGGACCGCACTCTCCGCGCTCGCGTACTACCGCGGGACGGTCCGCGGGACCCTCGCGGACGCCGTCGGGTGGCGACCGACCTCCAGGCGGCCATCCGGTTGGCGACCGACCCAGGCACTCGACTGGTCGCCCGAGCGCCGGTTCCTCGTCGCCGCGACGCTCGTCTCCGCGCTGGTGGGCGGGGCGGCGTACCTCGCGTTCGACGCCCTCGTCGACGCCGTCACCGGCGGCGTGTTCGTGGCGCTCGTCGGCCTCGCCCTCGTCGGGACGGGCCTCTTCCAGCGGTTCGCGGGGCGTGCGGTCGAACGCCGGACGGCTCCAACGCTCGTGGACGCGGTGCTCGTCGGCAGTCTGCAAGGCGTCGCGGTACTCCCCGGCGTCTCGCGGTCCGGAACGACGACCGGTGCGCTGTTGTTGCGGGGCCACGACGCCAGCGAGTCGTTCCGGCTGTCGTTCCTGCTGTCGATTCCCGCCGCGTTCGGGGCGGGAGCGCTCGTCGTCCTCACCGAGGGGGTGCTCGCGCTCTCGCCCGCGAGCGCGCTCGTGGCGCTCGCGGCGAGCGCCGTCGTCGGCTACCTGACCATCGACGCGCTGGTTCGCGTCGCCGAACGGGCGTCGTTCTGGTGGGTCTGCGTCGGTCTGGGACTGCTCGCGGTGGTCGGCGGCCTGTTCGTCCCGGCGTGA
- a CDS encoding sugar phosphate nucleotidyltransferase, whose translation MTIDTAVVLAAGEGNRLRPLTHNRPKPMLPAANRPIMEYVLDALVDAGISRLCLVVGYKRDRVQDHFGPTYRGVPIDYVVQEKQLGSGHALQQAAGTVGDSFVVVNGDRVIESKMVAAVIEAHEESPAALAVLEHGNAQRYGAVDVENGTITALVEKPDRREFRLINAGVYAFDRDIFDALARADRTDGTLPLTTAVEELVEARQVQAVRTGGLWVDATYPWDLLEVAREVLRHGLVEAPERDPDVWVADSARVHPDATLQGPVVVGPDSEIAAGAVVGPNVSLGRNATVGANATLEGSVLDTDTRVGAGSVLIDCVSGHDVHLGPSTIAPGGPADVQVGDAVHRGERLGAVFGDRVRAEGGVNCAPGTLVGTNGHLRTGVVVSGQVRADSEVIR comes from the coding sequence ATGACAATCGACACCGCCGTCGTCCTCGCGGCGGGGGAAGGCAACCGGTTGCGCCCGCTGACGCACAACCGACCGAAGCCGATGCTCCCTGCGGCGAACCGGCCCATCATGGAGTACGTGCTCGACGCGCTCGTCGACGCCGGCATCTCCCGGCTCTGTCTCGTCGTCGGCTACAAGCGCGACCGGGTGCAGGACCACTTCGGCCCCACCTACCGGGGCGTCCCCATCGACTACGTCGTTCAGGAGAAGCAACTCGGCAGCGGCCACGCCCTCCAGCAGGCCGCCGGCACGGTCGGCGACTCGTTCGTCGTCGTCAACGGCGACCGGGTCATCGAGTCGAAGATGGTGGCGGCGGTCATCGAGGCCCACGAGGAGTCGCCCGCCGCGCTGGCCGTCCTCGAACACGGGAACGCCCAGCGCTACGGCGCGGTCGACGTCGAGAACGGTACCATCACCGCCCTCGTCGAGAAGCCGGACCGCCGCGAGTTCCGCCTCATCAACGCCGGGGTGTACGCGTTCGACCGGGACATCTTCGACGCGCTGGCACGGGCCGACCGCACCGACGGCACCCTCCCGCTGACCACCGCCGTCGAGGAACTGGTGGAGGCGCGACAGGTTCAGGCCGTCCGAACGGGCGGGCTCTGGGTCGACGCGACGTACCCGTGGGACCTGCTCGAAGTCGCCCGCGAGGTGCTGCGGCACGGACTCGTCGAAGCACCCGAGCGCGACCCGGACGTCTGGGTCGCGGACAGTGCGCGCGTCCACCCCGACGCGACGCTCCAGGGACCGGTCGTCGTCGGTCCGGACAGCGAGATAGCGGCGGGTGCGGTCGTCGGCCCGAACGTCTCGCTGGGGCGGAACGCGACGGTCGGCGCGAACGCGACGCTCGAGGGCTCCGTCCTCGACACGGACACGCGCGTCGGGGCGGGGAGCGTCCTCATCGACTGCGTGAGCGGTCACGACGTCCACCTCGGCCCCTCGACCATCGCGCCGGGCGGTCCCGCCGACGTACAGGTCGGCGACGCGGTCCACCGCGGCGAGCGACTGGGGGCGGTGTTCGGCGACAGGGTCCGCGCCGAGGGTGGCGTGAACTGTGCGCCGGGGACGCTCGTCGGGACGAACGGCCACCTCCGGACCGGCGTCGTCGTCTCGGGACAGGTCAGGGCGGACAGCGAGGTGATCCGCTGA
- the glmS gene encoding glutamine--fructose-6-phosphate transaminase (isomerizing), which produces MCGIVGCVGRDDETLATLVHGLSKLEYRGYDSAGVALVGDDLDVVKRAGELDDLRAALDDYDIGGHVGIGHTRWSTHGPPTDANAHPHRDCSERVAVVHNGIIENYEELKAELREDGHEFRSDTDTEVIPHLVEERLDAGDDTETAVRAAVSRLEGSYAVAVVVAGDDRVFAAREDSPLVLGIDDGAFYLASDVPAFREFTDRVVYLEDGEFAVISADEWHVTDSAGQRREKDIDTVEWSPEETGKSGYDHFMLKEIHEQPRSLRQCLRGRVSELDGTVDLDVDVDPDGVQFVACGTSYHAALCGVSLFHEAGIPAQAFLASEYATSPPPVDGDLVIGVTQSGETADTLSALREAKRRGAETLAVTNVVGSSVSRECDQTLYIRAGPEIGVAATKTFSSQVLALALLVLSGTGASRQDVAALRDLPGNVQQVLDESNAEDIARAYDGSDAYFFIGRGLQYPVSLEGALKFKEISYEHAEGFAAGELKHGPLALVTENTPVFAAVTGDDLLARKTIGNVKEVEARDAPVVVVTDGQNDAARYADHVLEVPVSDDRTAAILANVQLQLVAYHAAALLDRSIDKPRNLAKSVTVE; this is translated from the coding sequence ATGTGTGGCATCGTCGGCTGTGTCGGCCGGGACGACGAGACGCTCGCGACGCTGGTCCACGGCCTCTCGAAACTGGAGTACCGCGGCTACGACTCGGCGGGCGTGGCGCTGGTCGGGGACGACCTCGACGTGGTCAAGCGCGCGGGCGAACTCGACGACCTGCGGGCGGCGCTCGACGACTACGACATCGGCGGCCACGTCGGCATCGGCCACACGCGCTGGTCGACCCACGGGCCGCCGACGGACGCGAACGCGCACCCGCACCGCGACTGCTCGGAGCGGGTCGCCGTCGTCCACAACGGCATCATCGAGAACTACGAGGAACTGAAGGCCGAACTCCGCGAGGACGGCCACGAGTTCCGCAGCGACACGGACACCGAGGTCATCCCCCACCTCGTCGAGGAGCGCCTCGACGCGGGCGACGACACCGAGACGGCCGTCAGAGCCGCCGTCTCGCGGCTGGAAGGCAGCTACGCGGTCGCCGTCGTCGTCGCGGGCGACGACCGCGTGTTCGCCGCCCGCGAGGACTCGCCGCTCGTCCTCGGCATCGACGACGGCGCGTTCTACCTCGCCAGCGACGTCCCCGCGTTCCGGGAGTTCACCGACCGCGTCGTCTACCTGGAGGACGGCGAGTTCGCCGTCATCTCCGCCGACGAGTGGCACGTCACCGACTCGGCGGGCCAGCGCCGCGAGAAGGATATCGATACCGTCGAGTGGTCGCCCGAGGAGACCGGCAAGTCGGGCTACGACCACTTCATGCTGAAGGAGATCCACGAACAGCCACGCTCCCTCCGGCAGTGTCTCCGGGGGCGCGTCTCGGAACTCGACGGGACGGTCGACCTCGACGTGGACGTCGACCCGGACGGCGTGCAGTTCGTCGCCTGTGGCACCTCCTACCACGCGGCGCTCTGTGGCGTCAGCCTGTTCCACGAGGCGGGTATCCCCGCACAGGCGTTCCTCGCGAGCGAGTACGCCACCTCGCCGCCGCCCGTCGACGGCGACCTCGTCATCGGCGTCACCCAGTCCGGCGAGACCGCCGACACGCTGAGTGCGCTCCGGGAGGCCAAACGCCGCGGGGCGGAGACGCTCGCCGTCACGAACGTCGTCGGGTCGTCGGTGTCCCGCGAGTGCGACCAGACGCTGTACATCCGCGCCGGTCCGGAAATCGGCGTCGCCGCGACGAAGACCTTCTCCTCGCAGGTGCTCGCGCTGGCGCTGCTCGTCCTCTCGGGGACCGGCGCGTCGCGCCAGGACGTTGCCGCGCTCCGCGACCTGCCGGGGAACGTCCAGCAGGTACTCGACGAGTCGAACGCCGAGGACATCGCGCGGGCGTACGACGGTTCGGACGCCTACTTCTTCATCGGCCGTGGCCTCCAGTACCCCGTCTCGCTGGAGGGCGCACTGAAGTTCAAGGAGATATCGTACGAGCACGCCGAGGGGTTCGCCGCGGGCGAACTGAAACACGGCCCACTCGCCCTGGTCACCGAGAACACGCCCGTGTTCGCGGCCGTCACTGGCGACGACCTGCTGGCGCGCAAGACCATCGGGAACGTCAAGGAAGTCGAGGCGCGCGACGCCCCGGTCGTCGTCGTCACCGACGGCCAGAACGACGCCGCGCGCTACGCCGACCACGTGCTGGAGGTACCGGTGAGCGACGACCGCACGGCGGCCATCCTCGCGAACGTCCAGCTACAACTCGTGGCGTACCACGCCGCCGCGCTGCTCGACCGCTCCATCGACAAGCCGCGGAACCTGGCGAAGAGCGTCACCGTGGAGTAG
- a CDS encoding VOC family protein produces MDSTTNETSAPAPLPATSHVGRVALRVADLGRVASFYESVVGLDRLDTDGDETSDDRATLGAGDTPLLELAARPELPERGRDETGLFHAAFLFPDRGALGDALARVEAEWRLDGASDHRVSEALYLTDPEGNGVELYRDRPGEQWPTADGRVQMDTLPLDLDALRADATGDDGAPDETTVGHIHLEVSSVPDSRAFYVEELGMNLRQEGSGAAFVAAGDYHHHVGLNSWNDRRGPGDGLGLDWFELVVPDAETLDALATHLDARGDVFERSDDGLTVEDPDRIAVRVRVEE; encoded by the coding sequence ATGGACTCCACGACGAACGAGACGAGCGCCCCCGCCCCGCTACCAGCGACGAGTCACGTCGGCCGCGTCGCGCTTCGCGTCGCCGACCTCGGCCGGGTAGCGTCGTTCTACGAGTCGGTCGTCGGGCTGGACCGCCTCGACACCGACGGCGACGAGACCAGCGACGACCGGGCGACGCTCGGTGCGGGCGATACCCCGCTCCTCGAACTCGCCGCCCGCCCCGAACTCCCCGAGCGCGGCCGCGACGAGACGGGCCTGTTCCACGCCGCGTTCCTGTTCCCCGACCGGGGAGCGCTCGGCGACGCCCTCGCCCGCGTCGAGGCGGAGTGGCGACTCGACGGTGCCTCGGACCACCGCGTCAGCGAAGCGCTCTACCTCACCGACCCGGAGGGCAACGGCGTCGAACTGTACCGCGACCGACCAGGCGAGCAGTGGCCGACCGCGGACGGCCGTGTGCAGATGGACACGCTCCCGCTGGACCTCGACGCGCTCCGGGCGGACGCCACTGGCGACGACGGCGCGCCGGATGAGACGACAGTGGGGCACATTCACCTCGAAGTATCGTCGGTGCCCGACTCGCGGGCGTTCTACGTCGAGGAACTCGGGATGAATCTCAGACAGGAGGGGTCGGGCGCGGCGTTCGTCGCCGCGGGAGACTACCACCACCACGTCGGCCTGAACTCGTGGAACGACCGTCGCGGTCCGGGGGATGGCCTGGGCCTCGACTGGTTCGAACTCGTCGTTCCCGACGCCGAGACGCTGGACGCACTCGCGACGCATCTCGACGCACGGGGCGACGTATTCGAGCGGTCGGACGACGGCCTGACCGTCGAGGACCCGGACCGTATCGCGGTCCGCGTTCGCGTCGAGGAGTAG
- a CDS encoding site-2 protease family protein codes for MGPLVWLLLGTCCYTVAAMLAARRGLLPDWVEVSGPITTVHTRRGRRLLDRLARHDRLFRAFGTLAVAVAFVLMALLAVVVLVVARAALAGEASSAAAQPRNVVVVPGVNDFLPLSAAPELLVGLLLALVVHEGAHGVLCRVGGIEVESVGAFLLGPLPTGAFVDPDDETAEAASPGVLNRMFAAGILTNLVVTVLAFGLLFGPVGGAISPAPGAAIGGVADGSPAAAAGIEAGDRITAVAGTSVEDADALDAALAGTACDATVELDGERETTLRRAVTVVGGDGALSPGTTVAAVDGEPVCTLAGFASAIGDSEQVTVTTGDGETRSLAVGARVTPTDGGPLADAGAPTDPVTLVRFDGERVQSTEDLLDALSAATTGQQASVVAYAGDGDGARRHEYTVTLGGEHADGGDGGLLGVVPRAGTSGLALVDAGIRTYPADRMLGLFTGEGVSDALPIGGVAGLLLVVILLPLAATVGFAPYNFAGFEGQVAGFYTVPGVPAPLDGGVFLLANVLFWTGWVNLQLALFNAIPAFPLDGGKILHTSVGALSDRVGAPEPTATAATAVATLAMLGALTAMLVGPAL; via the coding sequence ATGGGTCCCCTCGTCTGGCTGCTCCTCGGCACCTGCTGTTACACCGTCGCCGCCATGCTCGCGGCGCGGCGCGGCCTCCTGCCCGACTGGGTCGAGGTCAGCGGCCCGATAACGACGGTCCACACGAGACGCGGCCGACGGCTGCTGGACCGCCTCGCCCGCCACGACCGACTGTTCCGGGCGTTCGGGACGCTCGCGGTGGCCGTCGCGTTCGTCCTCATGGCCCTCCTCGCGGTCGTCGTCCTCGTCGTGGCTCGGGCAGCGCTGGCGGGGGAGGCCAGTTCCGCCGCCGCACAGCCGCGGAACGTCGTCGTCGTGCCGGGCGTCAACGACTTCCTCCCGCTCTCGGCCGCCCCGGAACTGCTCGTCGGCCTGCTCCTCGCCCTCGTCGTCCACGAGGGCGCACACGGCGTGCTCTGTCGCGTCGGCGGCATCGAGGTGGAGTCGGTCGGCGCGTTCCTCCTCGGGCCGCTACCCACGGGCGCGTTCGTCGACCCGGACGACGAGACGGCGGAAGCGGCGTCGCCGGGCGTCCTGAACCGGATGTTCGCGGCGGGCATCCTCACCAACCTCGTCGTCACGGTGCTCGCGTTCGGCCTCCTGTTCGGTCCCGTCGGCGGGGCCATCTCTCCCGCGCCGGGCGCGGCCATCGGCGGCGTCGCCGACGGGTCGCCCGCCGCGGCCGCCGGCATCGAGGCGGGCGACCGCATCACCGCGGTCGCGGGCACGTCGGTCGAGGACGCCGACGCACTGGACGCGGCGCTCGCGGGCACGGCCTGCGACGCGACGGTCGAACTGGACGGCGAGCGCGAGACCACGCTCCGGCGGGCGGTCACCGTCGTCGGTGGCGACGGTGCGCTCTCGCCGGGGACCACCGTCGCCGCCGTGGACGGCGAACCCGTCTGCACGCTGGCCGGGTTCGCGTCGGCCATCGGCGACAGCGAGCAGGTGACCGTCACCACCGGCGACGGCGAGACGCGCTCGCTGGCCGTCGGCGCTCGGGTGACGCCGACCGACGGCGGCCCGCTGGCGGACGCTGGCGCACCGACCGACCCGGTCACCCTCGTTCGGTTCGACGGGGAGCGGGTCCAGTCGACCGAGGACCTGCTCGACGCGCTCTCGGCGGCGACGACGGGCCAGCAGGCGTCGGTCGTCGCCTACGCGGGCGACGGCGACGGCGCGCGACGCCACGAGTACACGGTGACGCTCGGCGGCGAGCACGCCGATGGCGGTGACGGTGGCCTCCTCGGCGTCGTCCCACGGGCCGGGACGAGCGGGCTCGCGCTGGTCGACGCCGGAATCCGAACGTACCCCGCCGACCGGATGCTCGGCCTGTTCACCGGCGAGGGCGTCTCGGACGCGCTCCCCATCGGGGGCGTCGCGGGCCTCCTGCTCGTCGTCATCCTCCTCCCGCTGGCGGCGACGGTCGGCTTCGCGCCGTACAACTTCGCGGGGTTCGAGGGGCAGGTCGCGGGCTTCTACACGGTGCCGGGCGTACCCGCACCGCTCGACGGCGGCGTGTTCCTCCTCGCCAACGTCCTGTTCTGGACCGGGTGGGTGAACCTCCAGTTGGCGCTGTTCAACGCCATCCCCGCGTTCCCGCTCGACGGCGGGAAGATTCTCCACACGAGCGTCGGTGCGCTCTCGGACCGGGTGGGCGCACCCGAACCGACCGCGACGGCCGCCACCGCCGTCGCCACGCTGGCGATGCTCGGCGCGCTCACGGCGATGCTGGTCGGCCCGGCGCTCTGA
- a CDS encoding YbhB/YbcL family Raf kinase inhibitor-like protein produces MPGLRLTSPAFDDGERIPEEYGYQERNVNPPFRIDGVPEGTETLAFVVDDPDAMRPAGRVWDHWVVWNLPPDVDEIPEDWATAEVLEGRNDYGEQGYGGPNPPDREHTYRFRLFALDTSLDLPPNVDAEALVDATDGHVLAEAELTGTYAP; encoded by the coding sequence ATGCCGGGTCTGCGACTGACCAGCCCCGCGTTCGACGACGGGGAGCGGATCCCCGAGGAGTACGGCTACCAGGAGCGGAACGTCAACCCGCCGTTTCGCATCGACGGCGTCCCCGAGGGGACGGAGACGCTCGCGTTCGTGGTGGATGACCCGGACGCGATGCGACCCGCCGGCAGGGTGTGGGACCACTGGGTCGTCTGGAACCTCCCGCCCGACGTGGACGAGATTCCCGAAGACTGGGCGACGGCCGAGGTGTTGGAGGGACGCAACGACTACGGTGAACAGGGCTACGGCGGCCCGAACCCGCCCGACCGCGAACACACCTACCGCTTCCGGCTGTTCGCGCTGGACACGAGCCTCGACCTGCCACCGAACGTCGACGCGGAGGCGCTCGTCGACGCGACGGACGGACACGTCCTGGCCGAGGCGGAACTGACCGGGACGTACGCACCGTAG
- a CDS encoding ABC transporter substrate-binding protein: MTEPTDGRDGPSRRQYLLAGTAAVGGLLAGCASGGSGDPSNGTTEATDSGVTTGEGGETADGATTEGESTTTQEPYTATLAPAGEVSFDSVPESVFTVFSQYTDMAVALGHGDAVNAMYVPEMAGTTMNNYYEHLEGVSFDWEGLPDPLSDGLPKELLYDLDSDVHLADPAWASTQKNWTKSDVDEIRDSVGPWFGNFYSGTHADAPEGYGDAYQYYTLWEMFGHVAEVFQERERYEALNAVHEDLLSTVEGSLPPKEERPTAVRVTLSEDQFYTYHLNKPGYWLADTRPLGANDAFAEKDWGQLWGSVGFEAMAEADPDVILHLWGMTPNYDMAEVRQTLADHPVGGQLSAVQNDRVYAQGMRYQGPIMNLFQIEATAKQLYPEQFGEWPGYTSGEPYPDVPEGEWLFDRNAVAAAVRGETS; this comes from the coding sequence ATGACGGAGCCAACGGACGGACGGGACGGCCCGAGCAGGCGGCAGTACCTGCTCGCGGGAACGGCGGCGGTCGGCGGCCTGCTCGCGGGGTGCGCTTCGGGCGGGTCGGGGGACCCCTCGAACGGGACGACGGAGGCGACTGATTCGGGCGTCACGACCGGGGAAGGTGGCGAGACGGCCGACGGAGCGACCACCGAGGGCGAATCGACCACGACCCAGGAGCCGTACACGGCGACGCTCGCCCCCGCTGGCGAGGTGTCGTTCGACAGCGTCCCGGAGTCGGTGTTCACCGTCTTCTCGCAGTACACGGACATGGCAGTCGCGCTCGGCCACGGCGACGCGGTGAACGCGATGTACGTCCCGGAGATGGCGGGGACGACGATGAACAACTACTACGAGCATCTGGAGGGCGTCTCGTTCGACTGGGAGGGCCTGCCGGACCCGCTGTCGGACGGCCTCCCGAAGGAACTGCTCTACGACCTCGACAGCGACGTCCACCTCGCCGACCCGGCGTGGGCCTCGACGCAGAAGAACTGGACGAAGTCGGACGTCGACGAGATTCGCGACTCCGTCGGGCCGTGGTTCGGCAACTTCTACAGCGGGACCCACGCCGACGCACCCGAGGGGTACGGCGACGCCTACCAGTACTACACGCTCTGGGAGATGTTCGGCCACGTCGCCGAGGTGTTCCAGGAGCGGGAGCGCTACGAGGCGCTGAACGCGGTCCACGAGGACCTGCTGTCGACCGTCGAGGGGAGTCTCCCGCCGAAGGAGGAGCGCCCGACGGCGGTGCGGGTCACCCTCAGTGAGGACCAGTTCTACACCTACCACCTCAACAAGCCGGGCTACTGGCTCGCGGACACGCGACCGCTCGGCGCGAACGACGCCTTCGCCGAGAAGGACTGGGGACAGCTCTGGGGGAGCGTCGGCTTCGAGGCGATGGCCGAGGCCGACCCGGACGTCATCCTGCATCTCTGGGGCATGACGCCGAACTACGACATGGCGGAGGTCCGCCAGACCCTCGCGGACCACCCGGTCGGCGGCCAGCTCTCGGCGGTCCAGAACGACCGCGTCTACGCGCAGGGGATGCGCTACCAGGGCCCCATCATGAACCTGTTCCAGATAGAGGCGACGGCGAAACAGCTCTACCCCGAGCAGTTCGGCGAGTGGCCGGGCTACACGAGCGGCGAGCCGTACCCGGACGTCCCCGAGGGCGAGTGGCTGTTCGACCGGAACGCGGTGGCCGCGGCGGTCCGCGGCGAGACGTCGTAA